TAATGCAATTATAAAACCCAGTGCGTATTTATATACCATTTTATGCGAAGATTACCATGGGCACTTCATTgctaatattttgatatatatttgaaaaattatttactgTTTTGGAACAAAAATTAAGGAAAAGTACTAAGAAGAATCCACAATATGCATTTGTTTTTTCCACTTTTTGCAATCATGTAATATACAGAGCATTAAAAAGTATTTGCCATAGATGAACGATTATCTTATTTAGTGATAGctacttttttattactcGGCCGAGGTAGCTGAGCTCGGATCTCGGTGCTCGGATCTCGGTGCTCGGTGCTCGGTGCTCGGTGCTCGGTGCTCGGGCTTCGGGTTTCGAGTAGTGTCACGAGGTGTGAAATTTGACAATGAAAATTAAGGCCAAGCGCGTTAATGTTTTCTTGGtgaattttaaagaaagaaaaaagtaCGAGGCagacaataataaaacgGTTAAAGTAAACTGGCGAAATTGGGATTAACCAGTTCCGATACTTCTTCGAATAATTTGATTGGGGAATAGGTGAATTATTGATTGATTAATACTGCCATAAAGGTGCGATAgtttagaaaaagaaaatattattgtagTGTACCAGAATACGTAATTAATACAGCTACACTAATTTTAGTTTACATTCATTCACAAATTCTTTGCTTTGTCTCTATTTATCTATttacttattttattttgacaTCCATTGGCTGTTGACTATTCTTAGTACATTTGTTACTGTCTGGTTGTCTGTAATCTAAgagtttcttttttaatttctttttagtCGCAAATTCCCCTTTACTTTATTGCGCTGcaatagaataaaaaatggtGTTACAAATAAAAGTCAAAAGGCTTACCGAATATCAAATTAAGCAACATGAACAACATGTCCTTAAAGAATTGATTGCTATCAGTGACCAACCTAAACTACTTTTAGGTCCATTAGATAAGTTCCCTGAAGAAACTGTTCCTGTACCCGATTATGCAAAGATTTTGCCAGATGTAAATGTTTCTAACATCAAtcataatgaaaaaaaggaTATATTAGAGTACccaatgatgatgaaggaTCCTTTAGgcgaaaaaaaaatcgataataatggtttactattaaattcaaggaaatatctttttaatacttttaaattCGAAGAATATTACCATAAAACTACATTCGTTTTATTGGATGATCTCTTACAGATCttaaaatatgataaatccaaatctaaatttaaattggaATTCCCAcaattacttttattaaCACCTactgatgaagaattacGCTTAATCAGAGAAAATCTACCAATTATATCAAATGATATTGGCGGTAATAATTTAAGGAattatgaatttttaaCGGCTAGGTCTGCCTTTATTCAATTTGGAGCATCTGTGATATTATGCGGCTCACGTCTAATCGATGATTATTGGGAGCAGGCAGCAACTGCTGCCAACCTAACAAATCATCATAgagtttttaaaatttcaaaaaaaatgattaatttattatccaCTTTAAGACCAATCagaagtaaaaaaaattcattgaccttaaaaaaatcaaaatctgATAGTCTTGAAAACCCTTATTCTTCAATAGTAGAACAAGCTTCTGAACAAGTCAGAAAAGAATATCAGGAGGCATTTACACGAGGTGAGCCTTTCTCTACAGTTGTTCCCGGCCAATCTATAACGGGATCTTTAGAAATCACTTCTCAATTTAGAATCCCAAAATATCATAATAAAAACTCATTTCAACAAGCACATTCTGCAAGAGCAATGAATAAACCCATTGGGCTTCCAGATCAACGTCTACCCTCTACACAACAACCTGATACTAGccttaatgaaaatgaacaTGAAGGAACTGCAGAAACGCAACTAAGTACAATATCTACCGCTATGAATGAGTCACAAATGGACCAAATGTCCACTGCCTCTGCATTTGATCAAATGGGTAAAGAAGGCTCTTCAAATTCACTTTCAATTCCAACACCTATTCAAGCAAAGGcgatgaaaaatatattaagtggtaataattcatttaagGATATAGTATTAGATACTTCTAATACTGATACGCACAACTACGAGAGTTATAATAACGATACTTCGAATCCAGATACTAATATACCgatcaataataacaacaatacTCATActagtaatattaataatgatgatgacgatgacGAGAATGATGATAGCAATGTAAATACTGCTACCGTTACTCCAAGTCATATggttgaaaataatgatccAAATGTAACCAATTCAAGCGTAGTATCCCAATTTCCTTCACAATCTATTGGTCTTCTTAGTAGTGCTACAACACCATTAAATCCGCTTGGGACAATAACTTTAGTTTCACATACAAAccaattttctttaaatatcaATGGTTGGAAGTTTGATACACTACCGTTACAATCACCTGAAATAAAACGTTCTTCATATTCTTCAAAGGGTTTACCATTTTATAATAGAAATACAATTGCACatagattaaaaaaattaacgCCACATCAAATTAAGGAAGTTGAACATTTACATGATTCAGTTATGTTAAATACAGGATTGCAACTAGCAAGAGACGttagaaataatagatGGATAAAATATTGGCAATTCAAATCTGGCGTCCCTGTTGGATTACTTCAAAGTCAAGTTGAAGAATTCAAAAGAGATTATTTTTCTGAGATGTTAAAACAGACAAAATCAGAAACAGTTTATAATCCATTAACCAATACAGATGAAATTACAAAGACTACTAGAATACCTAATgcaaattttttgaattattccAACATAAACGGAAAACGACCACCATATGTTTCCAAACCTACGAATTTTCGGaagtaatatttaatatcgATATATTTTCGACAAGTATCATTACATACATAAACATctgatatatatacatatatatttatatgcATTTGCTATTATTCTTTACATATTATTTCATACtacatttaaatataatctgcttcttttattaatctAGAGACAATTACGGGAGtgaaatagaaataatacgTCCCTGATATGatcttaaaattttataagaGTAATAAAATGAATTCCAGCAATTATAGTATACAAAATGTTACatctaaaatatataaataattatagaaCTTTTGCCTTAACAATTTCTTGTTTAATTCTAAAAGTATAATATGTCATTAGCAGTAACATTAGCATTAATGGAATTAGCCAATATAATATACGACGGAACAAATCATCATATTTTGGTATAACAGAATGACGTGATTGTTCATCTATTTTAGTCTTTTCTCTTAACTTTTCTTGTTCTGCCAATAATAAACCTagtttatcatttaatgataagAAATGATTATACATATCCAAGTCTTCCTCCTCTCTTTCTGTTTTACCAACTTTTTGCTGCATCAAATAATCCAGTCTTGATCCAATAATTGCCAACTGTTTCATAAGTTCTTCATGTGTTTCCAAAGCGTTATCTAgctgaatatttaatttaccaATATCATTTGCAATGATTTCTCCTTCAAGCTTATCAATCTTCTTATATAATTGGAAActagataatttttcatgtTCAGAATcataaattgatttttcaaCTATTTGCTCTTTACCAGTTTTagaatcaataatttttttcattataattGGTTGTGATAGTTCATTAACATTTggtattaaagattttgaaataattccATCAAagaaattcatttttaagaTTTCAAATGATTCTGAATTAGTTATATCATTCTTAGCAGTAGAaccaaatatataattagaATTTAATGGCAATagtatttttcttgtttggaagcaaattttattatcaatctgtaattttaataagtttttatcatcaatattataaGTTAATCTCAAAGTTGATGGTACAGGAGAATCTTGATAGCCAAACAAACAAGAAGTAAAACTTTCCTTATAAATCTTACCTCcatctaatattttagaaCCATCATTTAAGATAGCATGGATAGAAGGACCAATAGGtccattattatcaattaagaTTTGTAAACCATCAAATTTGGATGGCCCGTTATAcaaatctttattaaaaagtTGTTCCTCTCtagataatttatcatcagAAAGTAACCAGAAGGAAAGACCACCTTTAGAAATACCATCGAAATTTCTACTCCTAAAAGTCCATTCAATTGTAATAGAATCTTCCAAGAAAAGCTGATTTTTTTGCCAAATGGAACCTTTAGAGTCTTTTCCTGGTGTTAAGATAAAACGACCTTCTTCCAATTTTGTGTCATCACCAATAGCCCAATTCAAAGGTATAGTAGAAGGTGGTAAACTCAATAGATCCGGAAAACTAAGTGTTGGGTTTAACTGAGaaatatcttcttcaatagGGTGTGAATTAACTATCCCATTGCATAAGGAAACAGTAGCAGGTAACAAATAGGAAAATCTCATAATACCAGCCCAACCTATAATACTCTATAGATATACAGTTGTCGAAAGAAGTGTTTaccattttattttccttaCTAATACGTGtacaaatgataaatttgaagTTTATATTGATAATCTTTCCGATGCTATCCAGATTCGAAACATGAGGAATTTTAGGGTCTCCCGACTATGTGTTATCTTGTTTGCGCATTTATTTGGTCGGTCAACGCCATTCCAGAATTTGACATCGTCAGTCAAAACAGGAGTAAGTAAGTGTGCCTgtgaaaaacaaaagacACTATAGGAAAagaatatgtatatattggGAGTATGATTACGTAGAGAAGTAGGAAGTAAGTAAATATAAATGGAAGACATGATACCTGGTCGTCGTCAGATACAGCGGCTAATGGATTAGCAGTTGTAAATCTTGACAAACAAAAATCGTTACATAATACAttaaaagagaaaagaGAAGGATTGTTTTATAAGATAGcgtaaaatattgaaatgaGAGAAAACGTactcaaaaaaataatattggaTGTTTGTGCAATAATTAAGGGTGTGTATgtgacaaaaaaaatatgtatGTGGgaaaagaatgaaaaaaacacgaatgttaaaaatgataagaTAATTGGTTTATGATGCATTGTCCGAGAGTGTGAATGGGAAAGAGATAGAGTAGGTGTGTGCAATTAGGAGagtaaattaaaatattacagGGGCAAACAACTcatttagaattattattcaagtTCTGAAGTTCAGTGGAGAATAAGCGTTTTGGCTTAAAACGTTGTTTTTCCAGGTCTGTCAATTTTCGTTGCTGTACCACAGCACCTTTTTTATTCACATACGTTATTGTATCTTCTATATCTGGATTATTTTTCAGTAATTTTGCATGATTATCCTCTTCAGTCTCTAAATCTtggaatatattattactactactactgTTGTTGAAAGTACTATCCTTAATATTGTGTATATGGTCGTTTGACTCAAATGGATtgcttattttttttgttatataaacttcatctttttcatcatctgaGTCTAAGGGCATGTTTGCTGATTCTTTTACATACCACTCGTCTAAATCTTCTTGGGTAATTAATCGATCACTGGGCGTACCGGGATCTTGCTTTAAAAGTTTCAGCCTGGCAAAATTCGTCTCTCCATCTTGAATTGGTGATGAAGTGAGGACATCGAGCAAGGGTCGTGATGCCGTTCTCTTTGGAGGTAATAAATCTGTTTTAGAATCATTAACATTATGAGATTCCAAATTGTATGATTTTTCTTCAGTTTGGAATGCCATTGGAAATAGCACTCGGGATACTCTATTCAATCCAGAAACATTTCTTGTAGTCGATTCCTTATTATTGGGTGTATATTCAGGTGTCTTACATATATTAGCAGAATTTCTTGAGTTAGCCTTGACACCCTTGTTAACTGAAGAAGGTAATAGTGTCGAACTAGAGCTGGAGGGAGCCTTAAATGCTGTCGTAGTTAGAGGGGTCAAAGGGTTGGATAGTTGTTGCTGTCTCTTGGGCGTCTCTAAAGATATCCCGCTAGAAAATGTAGCGCCATGctcatcatcaatatttgaAGCTCTTCTTCCTCTCGATCTGGGAGGTGTTGCCGGGGTCATTGAGAATTCAGACCCGTCTTCCATCACGAATAATAAATAGCAAAGCAATGACGACAGTGGGGAGTACTGTTGCAATGATGAATATCGTTCTGtgcaaatataattaattctattgGGATTTTTTTAGCAACACATACACTGTAATTTGTTGTTTTATATGTACTCTTTTACTCCTTTTTTTGTGGAcctaattatttatttcctTGTCGTACAAATTTCTGGCtgttttaattatatatttaaaatttaaacatCCAATTATCCATGCTAAAcctgaaattgaaaaagccGTTTCGCGAATTTAATTGCTGGCTATTCGAAACCCAGCCTTGGCAATTTTGTCAATATGGGCAACCAAAGAAACACGGAGCAGAAAAATAGGGAAAAGACACCCTTTTATGGCATGAGAGCATCTTAAAATAGGTTATAATGTGGCTAAATTAAAAGGATTAGTTTCTATATCAATGAAATAACATATTCCTGTATTCAGTAATCTTTTTCGCAAGATCTTAAATGACAAGTGTATACTTCTTAGTTTATATAACATTTTGTGAAAGTATGTATAGGGAATTTTCGGACGTGTTTTTCACCGAAACTTGCCTCAAGTTTTAAAAGCGGAGGCCAGTCACATGACAGTGAATGTGATCTTCTATAATTTGCTTGTTTGGAATAAATCTGACATTCTTAAAGATAGAAATAGAGTTCATAAGTAGTCGATAATAAGCACAAAGCCATAGCTTTACTCTCCAGTTATACTATATTTACACCAAGTTGGCATCTATAGTCTAGATCTAATAAATGGTATGCATATATTTGTCCCGGATTTATCAAAGGTGAGAGAGATCTTGCTAATCACAAGGCAAATCAAATAACCTATCTTCTGTTACTAACTACTATAAGTTTATATATTGCTGTTGATGATTTACGTATTATCGCTAATGGCATCATatgtttttcttatttaatagaatGCAATTTATAATCATGCTGTGAAgcaaaaaaatcaattacaaaGTGATTTAACTCGTTTTGATCAAGAATTAGTCACTGCTCCAATTTCTTTACAAGGTTCTATATCTGCTACATTAGTgtcatttaataaaactattGACCAATACAAGGCTCATTTAGAATCtcaaaagaataatttcaaatttaatgaattgagtgaaaaagattttgaaaaacagAATAAATACGAAAGTAGattaatatcattgaaTGAATCATATAGAGAATTCTCcacaaaatttaaagaattaaaattaaaatataatcaatCAACTACTAATGCTAGAAGCCaattatttggaaataatTTAAGTTCAGATAATCCGTTCGATGATAGTTCTGTCATgaataaaagaaatgtAGGTGGAGGTGCAATCAATATGAACCGTGATAACAGTAATGGTTCTTCGCAATTACCCTTATATCAAGGCCTACGAAAGGAACAAACAGTATTGGAAAGAGGTAATGCGCAATTAGATTATTTGCTAGAAATGGGCCAACAATCTCTAGATGATATGATTGAACAAAATCAAGTTATTCTTAAGATGCAAGATAAAATGTCAAGCAGTCTAAGAACTTTAGGGGTTTCTGATAGCACTATCCATATGATCAATAAACGAGTCTtcaaagataaattaatattctgGGTTGCGttgtttcttttatttttaggtATATACTTGGTTTTAAAATGGTTAAGATAAATATGATAGTAATAGTATCAACTCCTCACCAGGAAGTAATGACGAATTATCAATAGTCTTGGGTTGATATAtgataataagaataatagtaataaaaaaaagaaaggtCAATTAGTCTAATTAAATACTATAGTGTAATATATAATCAATTATAAATAGATTCGAATTACTTAGTTTACTTAAAGAGTTTTGCAGCTACAACGGTAACAATGGTTTCAATGAATGTGAAAGGTGatataataagaaataaGCTACAAATTAAGCTTTCCAAAAGATACAACTAATATCTTTACTTGTTTCAATACACTGATGTGGTAACAAGTTCAATTCACTTTTATATACACTTTTTGAATTGTTTTTAATGCCTGGCATTAATAATCCAGGAATTGTACTTGGAatagataattttatttttttccccGTTGCTAGTTGACCATTTATATTCTGACCCCATACTAAAACTTTACCACTATGCAATGTACATATCACATTATCAATACCGTTTACTGACCAATTTTGGATTGGATCATTAAGTTCATTAgcatttttgtttaatacATTTACAGGtgataatatattttgataagACGTATAATTTCCAATCCCTAATTCACCATATTGACCATTACCAAATGCAAAGTAATTTTCAActttaacatttttatcAGTTGTCTTATCTGAGGTAGTAGtaataaatgaagaatCTCCTATACAATTGACATCGATAGATTTTGATGtaacttcatttttttccaattttaatgGATAAGGTACAAAAGGATATTTCGAATCCAACCCAAGTTGACCATTTAAGTTACAACCAAACACAAATACATCATCATTGGAGTCCCGTACTAAAGTATGATTATTTCCACATGAGATTTTTTGGATTTTCCttgtaattaatttttgattgCCCTTTTTATCggttttaattgttttatttaataattctatttcaaataatttatcaggTTTGAAAAAATCCTTGTCATCCTCATTTTCTGAGAAGTCTGGTAGCCCTAATTGtccaaaataatttttcgaTTTATTCCAATTTGGATTGGTATTTGTAGAAGCGGAGTAAactttattcttatttgtTAAGACTATTAAATGATCTTTACCTGAATcaatttggattattttttcattacttttattcaatatacTTAAGTCTAAAAACTCATAGGTTTGCATTTGGTTGTTATCTTCCAATGAAGTAGTGCTTAAAACATTGGGTATTATtagtaatttattttttttatttaaggCATAAATCTTGCCATTTGATAATCTAATTTGAGTAACATTTTGTCTTTCTAAAACTGGTGTTAACATATTACTTTCAATTGACCATCTCAAAAGATTCCCTTTAGAGTCAATTACAATAGCTTGATGAccaaaagaatttttacGATCATTATCAAACTGAATTCCACGAAGTTTCATTCCATCAAAGAGCTCAACTCTTCTAGGAAATAGAtatgtatttttatctGTAGCGccacatatatataaaccTGGAGTGGTTGGTGGTAATTCTGTCTCAGGGATATCAGGAATAGCAGAAGATATACCGTTTTttctcttcttcttcttcgaATCGTTTATATCAACCCAGGTATTACTTTGCTGATCATACTTATAATATGCTACTACTGAAATTGCAGTGATAGCTATAACTAATAATGTCTTGTTTAAGAAGGATGATATGGTAGACATTTTTTGTAAagtatcatttttatcataatttgaattctttttttttattatttgaagctCTGGTTGGCTTATAAGctaaatgatttaatttgttGGCAAATAAATCAGATTCATTATACTTTGGTATATTATTCtgtaataatgatgatctatgaatatttcttttcaaaataagGCAAGTTCGACCAGTCTTATTAAGTAAACCTAATTTGAGcatgtttaaaatatagTAGCACTTCAACAATGACTAATTTTAGTATTTTCCAGCACTTTTGTTATGATTGATGAAGGTCACATCcctaaaataaatttcataataattaccatgataaattttggatagtcaaaaaatattattaagacCGAAAATCCGAAGTTTAATCATCTAGCATAAAATCAGTTAAATAGCTAACATAttacataaaaaaaaagatatcaCGCTGAGAACTAGGGCCATAGGTAAGTATAAACTATAATATAAGTGAGCactaaataaattgataaataatgGTAGCAGGTATTGGCATAAAGCTTCGGAATACTAGCATCAAATTAAGCCAGCTGCACTATACAAATCGAAGATATTTCGAATCTACCCACCTTTACGATACAATACAAATCCGTAAAAAATTACAGCAAGAATTTAGTTTAAAGCAGAGTGaaacaattattaagaTAATGATTGAGTCAATTCAAGGAGGGGTTAATCATATATCTAAAGATCTAGCCACAAGAGATAAATTAACTCAATTAACTTACGAACAAAGGGTAGATTTTGCAAAATTGAGAGACCAATTGCTGAGTGCTGATCGAAGTGAATTTCATAACATTcaaaatgaatatgaaaGAGTCCGTACAGATctagaaaaattgaaaaataaattacatGAAGAAATTACACGAGTTAATGCCAGCTTCAAGTTAGATTTATCCTTAGAGAAAGGTAGAATTAGGGAAGAGAGTAGTTATCATGATGTCAAGATCAAggaaattgataataagaTAGATCAAGAAGTTGTAAATATGAAGATGCAAATTGATTCTGTGAAAACTCAAGTGATGCAATGGTTATTTGGGGTTTGCACAGGTACCTTTGCTTTAATTCTTGCATATGTTAGACTTATTAGTTGACAGCTCGACATCTATCCTAGCATTATTATATACATAAATACATAAACGtatacatatatacaattattattttaaatacttcGAACAGTTTACAAATAATTCGCATAAATTAGACTAAAATAATACAagtataaaataaaataaaattaaataaatttaaatattaaattaactTATAGAATTTAAGCTTGGTTAGCAAAGTATTGTGGGAAAGCTCTGATGTTGTCTTCCAATGGACCCTTCTTAGACAAGAACTTAACGAAGGCACCATCATCCTTAACTTCACCAGCATCTCTTCTCTTAACATATTCTTCTCTGTCCAAGTTGGTGAAACCCCATTTCTTGGATAAAATGATCTTTTGTTGACCTGGGAACTTGTATCTGGCTCTTCTTAAACCTTCAACAACGACGTCCTTGTTGTTGTCCTTGGTTCTGATAGAGAAGATAATTTGACCAATATCGACTCTAGCGGCTAAACCATGTGGCTTACCCCAAGCACCTCTCATACCTTGTTGCAATCTATCGGCACCGGCACAAGACAACATCTTGTTAATTCTTAAAACATGGAAAGGATGGACTCTAACTCTTAAGTGGAAAGAATCTCTACCAGTCATCTTGGTAACGTACTTGTTAGCACAGATACGGGCAGCTTCTAAAGCTTCAGAAGATAATTGTTCTAATTCGTTAGAGACCAAATGGACACACAATGGGAATTCATCGACAGTAGCCTTCTTTTTACCTAAATCGTAAATTCTGATCTTGGAGTCTGGAACAGCTCTGTTGTATCTAGACTTTGGATAAGGCTTGTTCTTTTGGTATCTGTAACATCTAGCTGGTCTTCTAGccattttgaataatagtTATAGGATAGTTTGTTTTGAACgaaaatcttttatttagaaCACGAACGAAAGCTATTATTCTCACTAAATCCCATCGCTCTTTTATACAAAACgcaaaaaatgataaatttcGCTGACAAATGACTTTTGCAATGGCGCTGACAAATTGAGaaatctgaaaaaaaaactacgGAAATCCAGACTGGCCCTCGGCATGTGGAAAACACGGAAGCCGGTGGTGTGCGGGTGGGCAGTCAACGCATCGCTAAGACTATATGTGTTACGTAACATTAGATATATGACGTGTGATGCGCTGTTAGATCAATAAGTGTGGGGTCTATAATGTTGCTCGTAGTTTTATGAGTGCagtagaagaaaaaatatttcgtGAAGATATGCAAGGGGTGATGACAATGATGATGACTCAGCAAccaattctaaaaaatcaatCGCGTACTTGTTGCATATCTACATGCCCTGTAACTTCTGCATGCTGTGAGGCTTCCCTTTCACCGTTCATTTTTGTACCACATATGTTACAAACAATAGCTGCTTTACCCGTGTCAAAGGTCCCACCTGCAATTCGAAGGGCATCCgccaatttttttgattctGATATCATAAAGTCCAAGAGTTGAGTGTCTTTGACTGGGAAACATGTAGTAGGTCTTTTCTGATCAAACTTCTGGAATTCAACGGGATCATAATGCACGCctgtatatattaaaatacaaTACTCAACCGATTTTTCCATCTCATTATCAAACCGTGTCAGCGATAATTTAGAACTGGAAGCATCAATTACATACACTGCCATTTGTAACTTATTACAAAGTATACTTAATTCTACACCACCACCCCAAGTATCTGTTCTTTGAATCCATTCAGCATATTGTTTTGGAGTTTTACCACCAAGAATGGCAGTAGAATAAGTCACTGGGTCTTCCATCACTCTTGTAGCAACATTCTTTCTTAATTGTTGAGATCGATCCAAATTCTTATTTAGACAGTATGATAATGAATGGAATAGACATGAATTATCTTCAGGAACCTTGTGTATTCTTACAACATTTTTACCATGATCATCTGGTGTAGAAGTAACTGCCGATGATTTGATTGAAGTCAACATCAGATTATCACCATTGGAGATCCCAGTCTTCTTAATTGTCTGGGACAATACTGCTGGATCATCCATCTTAATGTTCTTCGGAGGGTACCCAAATCTAGCATTCTTGATTTCATCCCATTCAGGGTTCAATTGTTTGATGTGCATTAGTAAATCTTCTCCTGTAGAAGAATCATCAAGTTTTAAAACACTACTCTTACCATCTAAAGTAACTTTAATTCTCATTTCTGctgattattttttaggTATATGTGTATCAATCAATGTTGACTGCCCAACAATAAATACATATAGATAGATATAAAGTTatagatataaatatatatctatcaATATGTTGTGAGTCCCTTGATTTTCACATTTTACCTCTTTAATTGGCTATCCTAATTAGAACTTTGCCACCGGCTCGTTTAGGAtgactttttattttttttgaatctCTCATTTTCCTTTGAAGATTTCCTTTTTCGTAATAATTTCCGgctaaatttttcttttatttatttatactttttttccaatttatttattcacatacatttttttttcaatatttttcgGTTTTCAAAAATACGATGCGATGCGATGAGCATAggaaaaatttattcaacAAAATACAATCGttaaactaaaaataataataaatcgaAAATATGGTAACCTGgattcatatatatattttttcaaaattcttAGTTACATCCTCTGACGCCTTGagtttttaaaactttttgAAACGGactttttcatttaagTTCAATTTTTGTTAGTATTTACGCGccaatacttttttttatattatttttttctcccTTCATTTATTTAGCTAGATCCCCGTAGATTGTACTATATATTAATCACATTAGTTacattatatcattttcaccGCTTATTGTATTATCTTATGTTCAATTGAGTTCTACTAAAGTACATTTATTCTCACATTTAcagattttattttt
This DNA window, taken from Henningerozyma blattae CBS 6284 chromosome 3, complete genome, encodes the following:
- the FMP25 gene encoding Fmp25p (similar to Saccharomyces cerevisiae YLR077W; ancestral locus Anc_8.7); amino-acid sequence: MSTISSFLNKTLLVIAITAISVVAYYKYDQQSNTWVDINDSKKKKRKNGISSAIPDIPETELPPTTPGLYICGATDKNTYLFPRRVELFDGMKLRGIQFDNDRKNSFGHQAIVIDSKGNLLRWSIESNMLTPVLERQNVTQIRLSNGKIYALNKKNKLLIIPNVLSTTSLEDNNQMQTYEFLDLSILNKSNEKIIQIDSGKDHLIVLTNKNKVYSASTNTNPNWNKSKNYFGQLGLPDFSENEDDKDFFKPDKLFEIELLNKTIKTDKKGNQKLITRKIQKISCGNNHTLVRDSNDDVFVFGCNLNGQLGLDSKYPFVPYPLKLEKNEVTSKSIDVNCIGDSSFITTTSDKTTDKNVKVENYFAFGNGQYGELGIGNYTSYQNILSPVNVLNKNANELNDPIQNWSVNGIDNVICTLHSGKVLVWGQNINGQLATGKKIKLSIPSTIPGLLMPGIKNNSKSVYKSELNLLPHQCIETSKDISCIFWKA
- the FMP32 gene encoding Fmp32p (similar to Saccharomyces cerevisiae YFL046W; ancestral locus Anc_8.8), whose product is MVAGIGIKLRNTSIKLSQLHYTNRRYFESTHLYDTIQIRKKLQQEFSLKQSETIIKIMIESIQGGVNHISKDLATRDKLTQLTYEQRVDFAKLRDQLLSADRSEFHNIQNEYERVRTDLEKLKNKLHEEITRVNASFKLDLSLEKGRIREESSYHDVKIKEIDNKIDQEVVNMKMQIDSVKTQVMQWLFGVCTGTFALILAYVRLIS
- the RPL10 gene encoding 60S ribosomal protein uL16 (similar to Saccharomyces cerevisiae RPL10 (YLR075W); ancestral locus Anc_8.10), with the translated sequence MARRPARCYRYQKNKPYPKSRYNRAVPDSKIRIYDLGKKKATVDEFPLCVHLVSNELEQLSSEALEAARICANKYVTKMTGRDSFHLRVRVHPFHVLRINKMLSCAGADRLQQGMRGAWGKPHGLAARVDIGQIIFSIRTKDNNKDVVVEGLRRARYKFPGQQKIILSKKWGFTNLDREEYVKRRDAGEVKDDGAFVKFLSKKGPLEDNIRAFPQYFANQA
- the OTU1 gene encoding ubiquitin-specific protease OTU1 (similar to Saccharomyces cerevisiae OTU1 (YFL044C); ancestral locus Anc_8.12) codes for the protein MRIKVTLDGKSSVLKLDDSSTGEDLLMHIKQLNPEWDEIKNARFGYPPKNIKMDDPAVLSQTIKKTGISNGDNLMLTSIKSSAVTSTPDDHGKNVVRIHKVPEDNSCLFHSLSYCLNKNLDRSQQLRKNVATRVMEDPVTYSTAILGGKTPKQYAEWIQRTDTWGGGVELSILCNKLQMAVYVIDASSSKLSLTRFDNEMEKSVEYCILIYTGVHYDPVEFQKFDQKRPTTCFPVKDTQLLDFMISESKKLADALRIAGGTFDTGKAAIVCNICGTKMNGEREASQHAEVTGHVDMQQVRD